One genomic window of Calditrichota bacterium includes the following:
- a CDS encoding L-2-amino-thiazoline-4-carboxylic acid hydrolase, with translation MKSTEKSEPDFEIPCEEKIKMLSRLLLAWDGQWFLKTVQEIGLEKAVEQNARVRTSFAKIEMREMLKRLGLKKAKDLPQAVAIIQKYSELFGGNRIQAEWELRGETEATLRVHRCPALEGAKKAGLARVDQPCVACERLWPTWLSV, from the coding sequence GTGAAGTCGACTGAGAAAAGTGAACCCGATTTTGAAATTCCCTGCGAGGAAAAAATTAAAATGCTTTCCCGGCTGCTTCTGGCCTGGGACGGGCAGTGGTTCCTGAAGACCGTTCAGGAAATCGGACTGGAAAAGGCCGTGGAACAAAATGCCCGGGTGCGCACGAGTTTTGCAAAGATCGAAATGCGCGAGATGTTGAAACGTTTGGGACTGAAGAAAGCAAAAGATCTCCCGCAGGCTGTGGCCATCATTCAGAAATACAGTGAGCTTTTTGGCGGGAACCGCATTCAGGCAGAGTGGGAATTGCGCGGAGAAACGGAAGCAACCCTTCGCGTGCACCGCTGTCCGGCGCTGGAGGGGGCTAAAAAAGCGGGACTGGCCCGTGTGGATCAGCCCTGTGTGGCCTGTGAGCGCCTGTGGCCAACCTGGTTGTCGGT